The Rhodococcus sp. ABRD24 genome contains the following window.
GTCCGATGGCGTCCATCAGGGCGTCGACCAGATCGCCGTCGCCGTCGCGCCACCACAGCAGCACGACATCCATTACCTCGTCGGAGTCCTCGTCGAGCATCTCCCCACCGATGGTCTCCTCCACCACCGAGCGAATATCGTCGTCGGTATCCTCGTCCCAGCCCAGTTCCTGGACCACCATGTCGTGGGTAATACCAAGTTTCTGAGCGTAGTTCTGAGCGTCCGCCGCGGCGACCACGGTGGTGTCCTCCTCTGTTCGGTGGGTTGCGGGTCCGATCGACCCGCAGAACCCAGTGGCGATCGACAAGTGTGTCGATCGATATAGGTGAAGCGAACATGGTCGGAGCCGATAGCGCAAGCCAACGGCCCTTAATTTTTCGAGAAAGTGAGGGAGCCCGTCCCGGCACGTCCCTGATCAGGGCGAATCGTACGGGACCCCGTTCGGTTCCGCGACACGCTGCCGAACAGCAGGAGCGGGGGTGCCTCTCCGGACACGATGGGGAAAGATGAGTCGTGCGCCATATTCATATGGAAATCGGTCGTTCCTAACAAGGACCGGCCGGATGGAGCGGACGCGATACCGCGCGTCCCACCACAATGAGGAGCACACCTTGTCAGACCTGATCCAGGGGCCCGCGTCTCAACCGAACGCCGACACACCAGGCGTATCCGGAGCGGTCCAGTCACCCGCTGCGAACGCGCAGCCCGGCACCGACGGCCGGGTCCGCGTCATCCGCGAGGGCGTGGCTTCCTACTTACCAGACATCGATCCGGACGAAACCAACGAATGGCTCGAGTCGTTCGACGGCCTGCTCGATCGCTCGGGTTCCGCCCGCGCTCGCTACCTGATGCTGCGACTGCTCGAGCGCGCCGGCGAGAACCACGTGGCGATCCCCGCACTCACCTCTACCGACTACGTCAACACGATCCCGACCGAAAACGAGCCGTGGTTCCCCGGCGACGAAGAGGTCGAGCGTCGTTACCGCGCCTGGATCCGCTGGAACGCCGCGATCATGGTGCATCGCGCGCAGCGTCCCGGAGTCGGCGTGGGCGGACATATCTCGACGTACGCGTCATCGGCCGCGCTGTACGAGGTGGGCTTCAACCACTTCTTCCGCGGCAAGGACCACCCGGGCGGCGGCGACCACATCTTCGTGCAGGGCCACGCCTCCCCCGGCATCTACGCCCGCGCGTTCCTCGAGGGCCGGATCCCTGCCGAGCAGCTCGACGGCTTCCGCCAGGAGGCCAGCCACGCGCAGTCCGGCGGCGGCCTGCCGTCGTACCCGCACCCGCGTCTGCTCCCCGACTTCTGGGAGTTCCCGACGGTCTCGATGGGCCTGGGCCCGATGAACGCTATCTACCAGGCACGTTTCAACCACTACCTGCACGACCGTGGCATCAAGGACACGTCCGATCAGCATGTGTGGGCGTTCCTCGGCGACGGCGAGATGGACGAGCCGGAGTCGCGCGGTCTCGCGCACGTCGCCGCCACCGAGGGCCTCGACAACCTGACGTTCGTCGTCAACTGCAACCTGCAGCGACTCGACGGCCCGGTCCGCGGCAACGGCAAGATCATCCAGGAACTCGAGTCGTTCTTCCGCGGCGCCGGCTGGAATGTGATCAAGGTGGTCTGGGGTCGCGAGTGGGATGCACTGCTGCACGCCGACAAGGACGGCGCACTCGTCAACCTCATGAACGAGACGCCGGACGGCGACTTCCAGACGTACAAGGCCAACGACGGTGCCTTCGTCCGCGAGCACTTCTTCGGTCGTGATCCGCGCACCAAGGCCCTCGTCGACAGCCTCACCGATCAGGAGATCTGGAACCTCAAGCGCGGCGGCCACGACTACCGCAAGATCCACGCGGCGTACGCGGCGGCGATGGCGCACAAGGGTCAGCCGACCGTGATCCTGGCGCACACCATCAAGGGCTACACCCTCGGCAAGCACTTCGAAGGCCGCAACGCCACGCACCAGATGAAGAAGCTCACGCTCGACGATCTCAAGCGCTTCCGCGACATCCAGCGCATCCCGATCTCGGACGAGGAGCTCGAGAAGGATCCGTACCTGCCTCCGTACTACCATCCCGGGGCGGACTCGCCGGAAATCCAGTACATGCTGCAACGTCGCAAGGCGCTGGGCGGATTCCTGCCCTCGCGTCGCACCGATTCACCGCCGCTGCCGCAGCCCGAGGACAAGACGTACGACGTCGTCCGCAAGGGTTCCGGCAAGCAGGAGGTCGCGACCACGATGGCGGTCGTGCGCATCCTCAAGGAACTGTTGCGCGACAAGCAGATCGGCAAGCGGATCGTCCCGATCATCCCGGACGAGGCCCGCACGTTCGGTATGGACTCGTGGTTCCCGTCGCTCAAGATCTACAACCGCAACGGGCAGCTGTACACGTCCGTCGACGCCGAACTGATGCTCGCCTACAAGGAGAGCGAGATCGGTCAGATCCTGCACGAGGGCATCAATGAGGCCGGCTCGACGGCGTCGTTCACCGCGGTGGGCACGTCGTACGCGACGCATGGCGAGCCGATGATCCCCGTCTACATCTTCTATTCGATGTTCGGCTTCCAGCGGACCGGTGACGGCCTGTGGGCAGCTGCGGACCAGATGGCCCGCGGCTTCGTCCTCGGCGCCACCGCCGGCCGCACCACGCTCACCGGTGAGGGCCTCCAGCACGCCGACGGTCACTCGCTGCTGCTGGCGTCGACCAACCCGGCGGCGGTGTCCTACGACCCGTCGTTCTCGTACGAGATCGCGCACATCGTCAAGGACGGTCTCCGTCGCATGTACGGCGGCACGCTGGCGGCCGACGGAACTCCCGAGCCGGGCTTCGGCGGGGAGAACATCTTCTACTACCTCACCGTCTACAACGAGCCGTACGTACAGCCGGCCGAGCCGGAGAACCTCGACATCGAGGGCCTGCTCAAGGGCATCTACCTGTTCAAGCGGGCCGAGAATGCGGGCTCTCGCGCCCAGATTCTCGTCTCCGGCGTCACGATGCCCGAAGGCTTGCGGGCCCAGCAGCTCCTCGCGGACGAGTGGGGCGTCGCGGCGGATGTGTGGTCGGTGACCTCATGGGGCGAGCTGCGCCGCGACGGCATCGAGTGCGAGCGGGAGGCGCTCCGTAGCCCCGGTGTCGACGCGCCGGAGCCGTACGTGACGAAGGCGCTGTCCCAGGCGCAGGGTCCGTTCGTCGCGGCCTCAGACTGGATGCGCGCGGTGCCGGACCAGATCCGACAGTGGGTCCCCGGCCCGTACACCACACTCGGCACCGACGGGTTCGGCTTCTCCGACACACGTCCGGCAGCTCGCCGGTTCTTCAACGTCGACGCCGAATCGATCACCGTCGCGGTGCTTTCCGCACTGGCGAAGTCAGGTGAACTGGACCGGTCGAAGGCTGTCGAAGCCGCCGCCCGATACCGGATCGACGACGTGCTCGCGGCCCCGGTTCAGACGTCCGACCCGGGCGTCGCCTGAGCCGCACTGACCAGCAACTGATCGACCCCCACCGCCGGCGCGAGTGTCCCTACGACCTCGCGCCGGCGGTGGGCGTAAGTTCCTCTCTATGGCCGAGGACAGCCCCGAGACGCCGACTACCGCCCCGGGACCGCGACGCCGCGGCGCCCAGACGAAGATCCCGGCCGGCGGTCTGACGCGGGCCAGGTCCAGCCGTGATTCGCTGCCCGATGCGCTGCTACGCCGGGTCAAACAGTTCTCCGGGAGGCTCTCCACCGAGGCAATCGCCTCGATGCAGGATCAACTGCCGTTCTTCGCCGATCTCGACGCTGCGCAACGCGCCAGCGTGCAGATGCTCGTCCAGACATCGGTGGTCGACTTTCTCGAGTGGCTCACCGACTCCGACTCCGACATCCAATTCAGCCTGGACGGCTTCCAGGTGATTCCGCAGGATCTGGCACGTCGGCTGACGCTGCGGCAGACGGTCGACATGGTCCGTGCGGCAATGGAGTTCTTCGAGCAGCGACTGCCCGCACTGGCCCGCAACGACCAGCAGTTGGTCGCGCTCACCGAGGCGATCCTCCGGTACGGGCGCGAGCTGGGGTTCGCGGCGGCGTCGGTGTATGCAAGCGCCGCCGAGTCCCGCGGCGCATGGGACACCCGACTCGAGGCACTCGTCGTCGACGCGGTGGTGCGGGGCGACACCGGCTCGGACATGCAGTCCCGCGCCGCAACCCTCAACTGGGATACGACGGCGCCGGCCACCGTCATCGTCGGCACGCCCCCGCCCGAGGAAGGTGTGTCGGTGATCGGCACAGTTCACACGATCGCGCAACGGCACGGCCGCTCGGCACTCGCCGTGATCCAGGGCGACCGGTTGGTAATGGTGGTCAGTGGCGAACTGCACGGCACCAAGGGCGCCGGTGCGTTCATGACGGAGCTGTTGCAGAACTTCTCCGACGGCCCGGTGGTGATCGGACCGACCACTCCGACCCTGGGGACCGCCCACTTCAGCGCCGTCGAGGCTCTCGCCGGAATGGAGGCCGTCGTCGGGTGGCGGGGCGCACCACGTCCGGTCCATGCGGCCGAACTACTGCCGGAGCGAGCACTTCTCGGTGATATCGCGGCAATCGATGCTTTGAACGAACGTTTGATCCAACCGCTCTCGGCCGCCGGGTCGGCGCTGTCGAACACGCTCGACGCCTACCTGGACTGTGGAGGCGCGGTCGAGACCTGTGCCCGTCAGCTGTTTGTTCATCCAAATACCGTCCGTTACCGATTGAAGCGAATCGCAGAGATCACCCGGCGTGATCCGACGCACCCACGGGACGCTTACGTACTCCGAGTTGCAGCAACAGTGGGTCGACTTGCCCAAACACGTCACGAAACGGCGACTTCTGCCACTCCAGTCACAAGGTTCACATTCAGGGAGGCTGAGGCGTAACGCGGAACTGTCCAGATCCGATCGATCCAACCGACGTGCCGTTTTGTAGGAAACCTACAAAACACCTGTCCAGAGTTCATAGTCGACAACATCTCGTGTCGGCTCCGCAACGGTGTTCTCTTGAATGCGTGATTTCCTTGCTAACCCCGGGGCAGGGCTCCCAGACCCCCGGCATGCTCAGCCCATGGCTGGAACTGCCGGGCACGCAGGACCGCTTGGCCCTGTGGTCCAAGGGCTCCGGCCTGGATCTCCTCCGGCTCGGTACCACTGCCACCGCGGAGGAGATCACGGATACCGCAGTGACGCAGCCACTCGTCGTGGCCGCGGCCCTGCTCGCATATGAGGAGCTCGAACGTCTCGACCTCATTCCGGCGGACACCATCGCGGCGGGCCATTCGGTCGGCGAACTCGCGGCAGCTGTTGTTGCCGGAGTGCTCTCGGCCGACGAGGCCGTGATGCTGGCCGCGGTACGTGGCAGCGAGATGGCCAAGGCGTGCGCGCTCGAACCAACCGGAATGTCAGCCGTACTCGGCGGCGACGAGGACGCCGTCCTGTCCCGGCTCGAGGAGCTCGATCTGACACCGGCGAACCGAAACGCGTCGGGCCAGATCGTCGCGGCCGGTCGCCTCGACGCGCTCGAACAGCTCGCGACGAATCCGCCGGAGAAGGCCCGCGTGCGTGCCCTCCCGGTCGCCGGCGCCTTCCATACCAAGTACATGGCACCGGCACAGGATGCAGTCGCCGCGGCCGCCGCCAAGATCACACCGAACGATCCGACGCGGACCCTGCTCTCCAACTCGGACGGCGCGCCGGTCACCTCCGGCTCGGACGCTCTGACTAAGCTTGCCGCGCAGGTAACCAGACCTGTGCGTTGGGATCTGTGTACCGCAAGCCTGCGGTCTGCCCAGGTCTCGGCAATCGCGGAACTCCCTCCGGCAGGCACCCTGATCGGCATCGCCAAGCGCGAAATGCGTGGCACACCGACCGTTGCGCTGAAGGCGCCCGAGGACCTTTCCGCACTCACCGAATTCACCGACGCCGGTTAGTTCGCTGCGCGGGCACGATGCGCGCACCCGGGGTGGCTCCGGCCACTCGACACCTCCAGAAGCAGACAAACCGAATCGATCAAGAAGGGAGCCACCCAGTGGCCACCAACCAGGAAGAAATCATCGCCGGCCTCGCGGAGATCATCGAGGAGGTCACCGGCATCGAGCCCTCCGAGGTGACCATCGACAAGTCGTTCGTCGACGATCTCGACATCGACTCGCTTTCCATGGTGGAAATCGCGGTCCAGACCGAGGACAAGTACGGCGTGAAGGTTCCGGACGAGGACCTCGCGGGCCTGCGCACCGTCGGCGACATCGTCGCGTACATCCAGAAGCTCGAAGCCGAGGGCGGCGAGACCGCCGACACCGTCAAGGCCAAGCTCGAGGCCGCCAAGAACGACGACGAGTGAGCCGAACGTGACTTCCGCTTCTACCAAAGGGAGATTCCCCAACATCGTCGTCACGAGCCTCGCGGCCACGACGTCGGTCGCTGGTGATGTGGATGGCACGTGGAAGGGCCTGCTGGCCGGTCAGACCGGCATCGACGTGCTCCACGGTTCGTTCGTCGAGGAGTTCGACCTTCCAGTGCGGATCGGGGCCCAACTCAAGGTCCCGGTCGACGATGCACTGACTCGGGTC
Protein-coding sequences here:
- the aceE gene encoding pyruvate dehydrogenase (acetyl-transferring), homodimeric type encodes the protein MSDLIQGPASQPNADTPGVSGAVQSPAANAQPGTDGRVRVIREGVASYLPDIDPDETNEWLESFDGLLDRSGSARARYLMLRLLERAGENHVAIPALTSTDYVNTIPTENEPWFPGDEEVERRYRAWIRWNAAIMVHRAQRPGVGVGGHISTYASSAALYEVGFNHFFRGKDHPGGGDHIFVQGHASPGIYARAFLEGRIPAEQLDGFRQEASHAQSGGGLPSYPHPRLLPDFWEFPTVSMGLGPMNAIYQARFNHYLHDRGIKDTSDQHVWAFLGDGEMDEPESRGLAHVAATEGLDNLTFVVNCNLQRLDGPVRGNGKIIQELESFFRGAGWNVIKVVWGREWDALLHADKDGALVNLMNETPDGDFQTYKANDGAFVREHFFGRDPRTKALVDSLTDQEIWNLKRGGHDYRKIHAAYAAAMAHKGQPTVILAHTIKGYTLGKHFEGRNATHQMKKLTLDDLKRFRDIQRIPISDEELEKDPYLPPYYHPGADSPEIQYMLQRRKALGGFLPSRRTDSPPLPQPEDKTYDVVRKGSGKQEVATTMAVVRILKELLRDKQIGKRIVPIIPDEARTFGMDSWFPSLKIYNRNGQLYTSVDAELMLAYKESEIGQILHEGINEAGSTASFTAVGTSYATHGEPMIPVYIFYSMFGFQRTGDGLWAAADQMARGFVLGATAGRTTLTGEGLQHADGHSLLLASTNPAAVSYDPSFSYEIAHIVKDGLRRMYGGTLAADGTPEPGFGGENIFYYLTVYNEPYVQPAEPENLDIEGLLKGIYLFKRAENAGSRAQILVSGVTMPEGLRAQQLLADEWGVAADVWSVTSWGELRRDGIECEREALRSPGVDAPEPYVTKALSQAQGPFVAASDWMRAVPDQIRQWVPGPYTTLGTDGFGFSDTRPAARRFFNVDAESITVAVLSALAKSGELDRSKAVEAAARYRIDDVLAAPVQTSDPGVA
- a CDS encoding DUF3052 domain-containing protein, whose amino-acid sequence is MVAAADAQNYAQKLGITHDMVVQELGWDEDTDDDIRSVVEETIGGEMLDEDSDEVMDVVLLWWRDGDGDLVDALMDAIGPLSDEGFVWVLTPKTGQPGHVEPSEIAESAPTAGMTQTSAANLGLWSGSRLVQPKARASKR
- a CDS encoding helix-turn-helix domain-containing protein, whose product is MAEDSPETPTTAPGPRRRGAQTKIPAGGLTRARSSRDSLPDALLRRVKQFSGRLSTEAIASMQDQLPFFADLDAAQRASVQMLVQTSVVDFLEWLTDSDSDIQFSLDGFQVIPQDLARRLTLRQTVDMVRAAMEFFEQRLPALARNDQQLVALTEAILRYGRELGFAAASVYASAAESRGAWDTRLEALVVDAVVRGDTGSDMQSRAATLNWDTTAPATVIVGTPPPEEGVSVIGTVHTIAQRHGRSALAVIQGDRLVMVVSGELHGTKGAGAFMTELLQNFSDGPVVIGPTTPTLGTAHFSAVEALAGMEAVVGWRGAPRPVHAAELLPERALLGDIAAIDALNERLIQPLSAAGSALSNTLDAYLDCGGAVETCARQLFVHPNTVRYRLKRIAEITRRDPTHPRDAYVLRVAATVGRLAQTRHETATSATPVTRFTFREAEA
- a CDS encoding ACP S-malonyltransferase; the encoded protein is MISLLTPGQGSQTPGMLSPWLELPGTQDRLALWSKGSGLDLLRLGTTATAEEITDTAVTQPLVVAAALLAYEELERLDLIPADTIAAGHSVGELAAAVVAGVLSADEAVMLAAVRGSEMAKACALEPTGMSAVLGGDEDAVLSRLEELDLTPANRNASGQIVAAGRLDALEQLATNPPEKARVRALPVAGAFHTKYMAPAQDAVAAAAAKITPNDPTRTLLSNSDGAPVTSGSDALTKLAAQVTRPVRWDLCTASLRSAQVSAIAELPPAGTLIGIAKREMRGTPTVALKAPEDLSALTEFTDAG
- the acpM gene encoding meromycolate extension acyl carrier protein AcpM, which produces MATNQEEIIAGLAEIIEEVTGIEPSEVTIDKSFVDDLDIDSLSMVEIAVQTEDKYGVKVPDEDLAGLRTVGDIVAYIQKLEAEGGETADTVKAKLEAAKNDDE